A window of the Ipomoea triloba cultivar NCNSP0323 chromosome 14, ASM357664v1 genome harbors these coding sequences:
- the LOC116004306 gene encoding zerumbone synthase-like, producing MVSSWLLSTAAKRLEGKVAIITGGVGGIGSRIAQLFCEHGAKVLIADTRDDESQSICNSLFVHCDVTSESDVQNAVNKAVSTHGRLDIMVNNAGILGAKESGILESDTADFINVFRVNVMGAFLGTKHAARVMKPAQRGSIINMASIAGVIAGSPHAYTCSKHAIVGLTKNTALDLGRYGIRVNCVSPYAVPTQMARTYFGLAEDDKFDVYSSLKGVDLMAEDVAEAVLYLAGDESKYVSGHNLVVDGAITVSNSAALNVFTQ from the exons ATGGTGAGCAGTTGGCTCCTTTCTACTGCTGCTAAGAG GTTGGAAGGAAAAGTAGCAATAATTACTGGTGGTGTCGGTGGCATCGGATCTAGGATAGCGCAGCTATTCTGTGAACATGGTGCCAAAGTCCTAATAGCCGACACCAGAGATGATGAAAGCCAATCTATCTGCAACTCTTTGTTTGTTCACTGTGATGTCACAAGCGAATCAGACGTCCAAAACGCGGTGAACAAAGCAGTCTCCACCCATGGAAGGCTTGACATAATGGTGAACAATGCAGGCATCTTGGGAGCCAAGGAATCCGGCATTCTTGAGAGCGACACAGCAGATTTCATTAACGTGTTTCGCGTTAACGTCATGGGTGCGTTTCTGGGAACGAAACACGCTGCTCGTGTGATGAAACCCGCGCAAAGGGGGAGCATAATAAACATGGCTAGTATTGCGGGTGTGATAGCCGGGTCCCCCCATGCTTATACGTGCTCAAAGCACGCCATTGTTGGCCTCACTAAGAACACTGCCCTCGACCTGGGCCGATACGGCATCCGAGTCAACTGTGTTTCCCCTTATGCAGTTCCTACACAGATGGCAAGGACCTATTTTGGGTTGGCAGAGGATGACAAATTTGATGTGTATTCAAGCCTTAAAGGTGTGGATTTGATGGCAGAGGATGTTGCAGAGGCTGTTCTTTATCTTGCAGGTGATGAGTCCAAGTATGTGAGTGGCCACAATCTTGTTGTGGATGGTGCCATCACTGTTTCTAATTCAGCCGCCTTAAATGTTTTCACCCAATAG